The following DNA comes from Thermoanaerobaculia bacterium.
CGTGAGGTAGCTCACGAACGGACCGTAGTACTTGCCGCCGCGGAGCCAGAGCACGTCGCCCGGTTTGAGCGCCGAGGGCTGCTTGAGCGCGGTCCTGAGATCCCACGGACGGGAGATGCTGCCGTCGCCCGACGAAGAGCCCGACGGGGACGCGTAGAACTCGAGCGCCTGGGCGCTCCCGGCGAGGAGCACCGCGAAGACGAAAGCGAAGAGCCCGGCCGCGACGCGCGAGCGGACACACGAGGAGCGTGGGTTGGGTTGACGAGGGAACATCGATCCTCCATGAAACGGGCTGAAACCGGGGTTTCCGCCGATTAACGGGGGCTCACCGTTCGGGAGAATTCCAGGAGGCAGGTCCGAGGTGCAGCGATTCCGCCGAATGGAAAACCGTTAAATCGCTTCCGACACACTGCCCGACCGGACAGGGGAATGTCAATCCTTTTTTACAGGAAGACAGAGAAATCCGGACTCTGGTCCGGTGCAAACGCGCTGCCACATGAATGCATTTGGCTCATGTGTTGCTTCCGGACTTCCACGAAAGTGAAGGAGGACTCCGATGGCGCTATGCTCTGAACCGCTCGGCGAGGAGGTCGCGCGGGCGGCACAGTTCATCGAGGCGGAAGAAATCGTGCCCGGTCCGCTGGAAAGTCTCGTGGACCAATGGAACCGGACCTCGAGCGACGTCAACCGGTTCGCTCGGGAGAATCCCGGGGCGGCGCTCGGGGCCGGATTGGCCGCGGGCGTATTGATCGGGTTGATCATCGGGAGTCGTTGATGTCTCACGCGATCGACTGGTCCGAAATCGCCGGAGAGATGAAGGGGCAGGCCCGCCGGCAGGCGCCCAGGCTCCTCGCGCTCGGTATTGCGACGGGAGTCGAGCTGGCCATGCGGCGGCGGCTCAGGCGTCAGGCCCCGAAGCTCCTCGCGCTCGCGATCGGCACGGGGGCCGAGATGCTGCGCCAGCGGCGCGCCCCGGCGCACGGCGGCGCGATTCGAAAGAGCCGCGCCGGATGGAAGCTGCTCGTCGTGACCGGTCTGGCCGCCGTGGCGGTCCTCGCCCTCAATCGCCGCTAGCAGGCGCGGCGCTCCGCGCCGTTGCGAGGGTCCATGCGGCCTGCCCGACGACTCAACGTGCGTTTGCCCGACGGCTCAACCTCCGGCAGGCCGCCGAAACCGTCTACCGAAAGCCGTACGTCGAGCGGCCGGACGGCGGCACGCGCCCGCCCGGCTCGATGCATCGCCGCGCGGGCTAAAATTAGCCCCGGAGATTTTGGGGTCTCCGGGGCCGTCGAGATCGGGGCCGACCTCGAAAAGTTTCGTTCCAGGAAGCATTGAAATGCAGAGCAAGGCACGGGCCAACGGGCCCGGTCACCGGTTGTTGTCGTTGGGAACGCGGAACTTGTCCGGGTTTTCCTGGACCTTCGCCAGGAGCCCTTTCGTCAGGCGCGTCTTCACGGCTCCGGCGTTTCGCGGTGTGACGAGATACCGAACGCGCGCGTCGATCCAGGTGTTGTCGTTGACCCGGAAGAACACGGTCGGCTGCTCCTTGACGTTCAGCTGGTCGACCGGCGTCCGGGCGAGGAGGTCGCGGAACACGGCGATCCTCTTCAGCATCTTCGGCCCGATCTCCTTGCGCGCCTCCTCCTCGAGGGTCCGCGCGATGAAATCGAAGTCCGCCGTATAGGCCACCTGGAACTTCACCTCGTTCCAGATGTACGGGAAAAGCGGCCAGGAGTAATTGAAGATGGTGGTGCTGAGCACCTTGGAGTTCGGGAACTTGATGATGCGACCGCTCGGGTGATCGCCGGAAATGTATTTTCCCCCGACTTCCCAGAGCGTGGTGTCGAGATAGCCGACGTCGATCACGTCCCCGACCGCGTCGTCGAGCTCGATCCGGTCGCCGACGCGGTATGGCGACTTCGCGAGGATGTAGACCCATCCGAAGAAACTGGTGAGCGGCGCCTGGAGCGCGAGTCCGAGGACGAGC
Coding sequences within:
- a CDS encoding mechanosensitive ion channel family protein — encoded protein: MSANERPARPELRNGPDRVDIEEAPPEQIRDREDVREALRQTASEGRTRPVPHTGDKIFFTVAGLGAAVLAAFYLGLVREIDLFDPFNSPVLQRATLACLLIAGVLIFNRATSVFVVSQIESAVSKYNLKRILRLVAGVLIATIAFTVLFVNWRTTLASLGLLSLVLGLALQAPLTSFFGWVYILAKSPYRVGDRIELDDAVGDVIDVGYLDTTLWEVGGKYISGDHPSGRIIKFPNSKVLSTTIFNYSWPLFPYIWNEVKFQVAYTADFDFIARTLEEEARKEIGPKMLKRIAVFRDLLARTPVDQLNVKEQPTVFFRVNDNTWIDARVRYLVTPRNAGAVKTRLTKGLLAKVQENPDKFRVPNDNNR